In Bradyrhizobium lablabi, one DNA window encodes the following:
- a CDS encoding DUF1488 domain-containing protein — translation MALTRGSFRGYEYDRMVILFSMIDGQKEIPCAISTSALDDLESLAKSKPDEREAQFMRLRDRIEERAARKFVAREFEGTPPGIILRSLDFRQ, via the coding sequence ATGGCACTCACACGCGGCAGCTTTCGCGGCTATGAATATGACCGGATGGTGATCCTGTTTTCGATGATCGACGGTCAAAAGGAGATACCATGTGCGATCAGCACCTCCGCCCTGGATGATCTGGAAAGCCTGGCAAAGAGCAAACCGGACGAGCGCGAAGCCCAATTCATGCGGCTGCGCGATCGGATCGAGGAGCGCGCCGCTCGCAAATTCGTTGCCAGGGAATTCGAAGGCACGCCTCCCGGCATCATCTTGCGCAGTCTCGATTTCCGGCAATAG